A single window of Pontibacillus chungwhensis DNA harbors:
- a CDS encoding GrpB family protein has product MKLGLKRDEVRIVEYTPGWQEEFNRVRKELVEYTNMDEHRIQHIGSTAIRGMAAKPIIDLVVGVDDLGQVDKPLLKNFNEAGFLRLKVERPEEIVLAKFTDDTYEEKTHFIHLVEYQKELWNNLIFFRDYLNSNETARKEYLDIKREYLKNSSTGVSEYTNFKEAFVRSIFEKRRS; this is encoded by the coding sequence TTGAAATTAGGGCTTAAAAGGGATGAAGTGAGAATAGTGGAATATACTCCTGGATGGCAGGAAGAATTTAATAGAGTAAGAAAAGAACTAGTGGAGTATACAAACATGGATGAACATCGCATTCAACATATTGGCAGTACAGCCATTAGGGGGATGGCTGCAAAACCAATAATAGATTTAGTGGTAGGTGTGGATGATTTAGGTCAGGTTGATAAGCCTTTATTGAAAAATTTTAACGAAGCGGGTTTCTTAAGATTGAAAGTGGAGAGGCCAGAAGAGATTGTGTTAGCCAAGTTTACGGATGATACGTATGAAGAAAAAACACATTTTATCCACTTGGTTGAATATCAAAAGGAACTATGGAACAACCTGATCTTCTTTCGGGATTATCTTAATTCAAATGAAACAGCAAGAAAAGAATATTTAGACATAAAGAGGGAGTATTTGAAGAACTCTTCCACTGGTGTCAGCGAGTATACAAACTTTAAAGAAGCGTTTGTTAGAAGTATTTTTGAAAAAAGAAGAAGTTGA
- a CDS encoding Type 1 glutamine amidotransferase-like domain-containing protein gives MKTHYYLGWFNNFLPETLVRLLQEDITDRKSIAMISSNPSVYEDDGATERSWLDQAGILFDEYHLINHGVTKEDAQAKIQHASVIFLLGGDVLKQNDFLMKYKLTDSIKNSSAVVMGASAGAINMSAKWLCSNTFGFKVEGSSVYNGIGLDHFSVLSHFDLENNMEMVQSELSHLSEEINIYASNKDCAIRVKGDKMDVLGDVFLISNSRIQKLDETIGTY, from the coding sequence ATGAAAACTCATTATTATTTAGGTTGGTTTAACAACTTTCTCCCGGAGACTCTGGTTAGGTTGCTGCAAGAGGATATTACTGATCGTAAATCGATTGCTATGATTAGCTCAAATCCTTCTGTGTATGAAGATGATGGGGCTACTGAGCGTTCTTGGCTTGATCAGGCTGGCATTCTATTTGATGAATACCATTTAATTAATCACGGTGTAACGAAGGAAGATGCCCAAGCGAAAATCCAACATGCTTCGGTCATTTTTTTGCTGGGCGGGGATGTTCTTAAACAAAATGATTTTTTGATGAAATATAAATTAACGGATTCGATCAAAAATAGCAGTGCTGTTGTAATGGGAGCAAGCGCTGGTGCCATCAATATGTCCGCGAAATGGCTGTGCTCGAATACATTTGGATTTAAAGTGGAAGGAAGCTCTGTTTACAACGGAATCGGTCTTGACCATTTCTCTGTCCTATCTCACTTTGATCTTGAAAATAATATGGAAATGGTCCAAAGCGAACTTTCACACCTATCCGAGGAAATCAATATATATGCGTCGAATAAAGATTGCGCTATACGTGTGAAGGGTGACAAAATGGATGTTTTGGGCGATGTATTTTTAATTTCTAACTCCAGGATTCAGAAATTGGATGAGACGATAGGTACTTACTAA
- a CDS encoding GNAT family N-acetyltransferase yields MNDSFSILELRSQEEILEAFPLMKQLRSHLDEETYVDLVLDAKDKDRYKLFALINGGEIVALTGFKPMITLYYGRFVWVCDLVTDSKQRSKGYGEKLLTYVHEWAKSNNYESVALSSGLQRTDAHRFYEEKMDYSKVSYVFKSKLQ; encoded by the coding sequence ATGAATGATTCTTTTTCAATCCTAGAACTACGATCACAAGAAGAGATACTAGAAGCTTTTCCTTTGATGAAGCAACTGCGGAGCCACCTGGATGAGGAAACTTATGTTGATTTAGTTTTAGATGCAAAGGATAAAGATCGGTATAAACTGTTTGCTCTTATCAATGGGGGAGAAATAGTTGCATTAACGGGCTTTAAGCCAATGATAACTCTATATTACGGTAGATTTGTCTGGGTTTGTGATTTAGTGACGGATTCAAAACAGCGCTCAAAAGGATACGGTGAAAAACTCCTAACCTATGTTCATGAGTGGGCAAAGAGCAATAATTACGAAAGTGTTGCTTTGTCTTCAGGATTACAACGTACGGATGCTCACCGTTTTTATGAAGAGAAAATGGATTATAGCAAAGTGAGTTATGTATTCAAATCGAAATTACAATAA
- a CDS encoding AbrB/MazE/SpoVT family DNA-binding domain-containing protein gives MSTKIQKLGDGLAIRIPPHVAEQLQVQQGSEVEIKIEGGIVTLQPVNRKLDLNELLSEITPENRHDEIDVGSEGNEKL, from the coding sequence ATGTCAACTAAAATTCAAAAATTGGGGGATGGGTTAGCAATAAGAATACCACCCCATGTTGCTGAGCAGCTCCAAGTACAACAAGGAAGTGAGGTGGAAATCAAAATCGAGGGAGGCATCGTTACTTTACAGCCTGTAAATAGAAAGCTTGATTTAAATGAATTGCTGTCTGAGATCACGCCAGAAAATCGTCATGACGAGATTGATGTTGGCTCTGAAGGGAACGAAAAACTATAG
- a CDS encoding type II toxin-antitoxin system PemK/MazF family toxin: MNAPKRGDLVYLTFDPQAGHEQRGRRPGIVLSPQPFNNKTGFALCCPITNQQKGYPFEVSLPVNRKISGVILTDQIKSLDWKARKISLVDEAPNSVVQSCLELVKTYLD, encoded by the coding sequence GTGAATGCTCCGAAAAGAGGAGATTTAGTTTATTTAACATTTGATCCCCAAGCTGGTCATGAACAAAGGGGAAGAAGGCCTGGTATTGTTTTATCTCCTCAACCTTTTAATAATAAGACAGGCTTCGCCCTTTGTTGTCCCATTACCAATCAACAGAAAGGTTATCCTTTTGAGGTCTCTTTACCTGTAAATCGGAAAATATCGGGTGTTATCTTAACAGATCAAATTAAAAGTCTTGACTGGAAAGCCAGGAAAATATCTTTAGTAGATGAAGCTCCAAATAGCGTAGTGCAGTCATGTTTAGAATTGGTAAAGACGTATTTAGATTGA
- a CDS encoding MFS transporter: MIEASTKEFWRNTLALSIGSLFVFANVYFTQPILPVLSDEFGVSPLTASMSLSLVILAIGVSLIFYGPASDSLGRRGVMIVAMGLGALATILASFSTTFSFFLTMRVLQGVFLAGLPSLALAYIGEEYSQHALPLAVGVFIGGNTIGGMFGRVLSGVLTDFQGWHFAFMTMSVISVVCFVLFIFLLRPSQNFEPKTFRWKQAMLDYKGHLQNKELRYAYFIGGLHFLVFVGHFNYITYRLTDAPFSLPSSLVGILFLTYIAGTISSQLSGPASKKYSQSGCIKIGIGIMMTGFLITLIPSVWTIILGLLCNCFGFFFAHSTASSWVSGRATYSKASASGLYLISYYIGGGIGPVYLDPFWNWMDWSGVVLGVFLIFILTGIVAMKMGRLEG; this comes from the coding sequence ATGATTGAAGCCAGTACGAAAGAATTCTGGCGCAATACACTTGCTTTAAGTATCGGGTCTTTGTTCGTCTTTGCGAACGTTTATTTCACGCAGCCGATCTTACCGGTTTTGTCAGATGAGTTCGGGGTCTCTCCTCTGACCGCGAGTATGTCTTTGTCGCTTGTTATTCTAGCGATCGGAGTATCGTTAATTTTTTACGGACCGGCTTCTGATAGTCTTGGTCGAAGAGGGGTTATGATTGTGGCAATGGGTCTCGGGGCGCTTGCGACGATTCTTGCCTCCTTCTCAACTACGTTCAGTTTCTTCCTGACGATGCGCGTTCTGCAGGGAGTGTTTCTGGCTGGGTTGCCTTCTTTAGCCCTTGCTTACATAGGAGAAGAGTACTCTCAGCATGCGCTACCGCTCGCAGTTGGGGTGTTTATTGGTGGGAATACAATCGGCGGGATGTTCGGTCGTGTTTTAAGCGGGGTGCTGACAGATTTTCAGGGGTGGCATTTTGCATTTATGACGATGAGTGTCATTAGTGTGGTCTGCTTTGTTCTCTTTATCTTCTTATTACGTCCCTCTCAGAACTTTGAGCCAAAGACGTTCAGGTGGAAACAGGCGATGCTTGATTACAAAGGCCACTTACAAAATAAAGAATTGCGCTATGCCTATTTCATAGGAGGCTTACACTTTCTCGTATTTGTGGGGCACTTTAATTACATCACATACAGACTGACCGATGCTCCATTCTCCCTGCCATCAAGTCTTGTAGGCATTCTTTTCTTAACGTATATTGCGGGCACGATCAGCTCCCAGCTTTCAGGTCCCGCGTCCAAAAAATACTCCCAGTCCGGCTGCATTAAGATCGGGATTGGTATTATGATGACGGGTTTTCTAATCACACTTATCCCCTCAGTGTGGACGATTATCCTCGGCCTGTTGTGTAATTGCTTTGGGTTCTTCTTCGCCCACTCCACGGCTAGTTCATGGGTGAGTGGGAGAGCGACGTATAGTAAGGCCAGTGCCTCTGGGCTTTATTTAATTTCCTATTATATTGGTGGGGGAATTGGGCCGGTTTATTTGGATCCGTTCTGGAATTGGATGGATTGGAGTGGGGTTGTCCTAGGGGTGTTTCTTATTTTTATTTTGACGGGGATTGTAGCGATGAAGATGGGGCGGTTGGAAGGGTAA
- a CDS encoding ester cyclase: MEKKAIVKRWFGEVFTQGNVETLKEITKKDFISHVPGHDFNGHEEFIHDFMNWFREVFHNDVWTIHDYVEDGHKFAVRYTGHMTYKGGWDSIPSSNQRVKETGLMIIYFEGGIISEMWCEMSDLDVMNQLRSTP; encoded by the coding sequence GTGGAAAAGAAGGCAATCGTGAAAAGGTGGTTTGGGGAAGTTTTTACACAAGGTAATGTAGAAACGTTGAAAGAAATAACTAAGAAGGATTTCATCAGCCATGTGCCTGGGCATGATTTTAATGGTCATGAGGAGTTTATTCATGATTTCATGAATTGGTTTCGGGAAGTATTTCATAATGATGTGTGGACCATTCATGATTACGTAGAGGATGGTCATAAGTTTGCAGTTCGCTATACAGGTCATATGACATACAAAGGGGGATGGGATTCCATTCCTTCGAGTAATCAGCGAGTAAAGGAAACGGGGCTTATGATTATTTATTTCGAAGGTGGGATTATATCTGAAATGTGGTGTGAAATGAGCGATCTGGATGTGATGAACCAACTCCGTTCCACTCCATAA
- a CDS encoding DNA alkylation repair protein, producing the protein MYSIEPLQAQMEASRNEEKAEKMAKYMRNQFAFYGIQAEPLKGIVKEHVKQEGIPSPDEIHDVVKTLWSKEEREYQMIALRLMDRYIKKYGIREIDAQLIEYMTVNKSWWDTVDHIASNHAFRLFANHPHLLETVGKEWRASDNIWLRRVMILFQLKYKEKTDLPLLEEIIKENLGSKEFFINKAIGWILREYSKTDAEWVQRFIEENDELSNLSKREGLKHIKKQQLQ; encoded by the coding sequence ATGTATTCAATTGAACCATTACAAGCACAGATGGAAGCCAGTCGGAACGAAGAGAAAGCCGAAAAGATGGCCAAGTATATGCGGAATCAATTTGCCTTTTATGGCATCCAGGCTGAGCCATTGAAAGGAATTGTGAAGGAGCATGTCAAACAGGAAGGCATCCCTTCACCAGATGAGATCCATGATGTTGTGAAGACGCTATGGTCAAAAGAAGAGCGGGAATATCAGATGATAGCGCTGAGACTCATGGATCGTTATATAAAGAAGTATGGAATAAGAGAGATTGACGCTCAGTTAATCGAGTACATGACTGTAAATAAATCCTGGTGGGACACCGTTGACCACATTGCCAGTAACCATGCATTTCGTTTGTTTGCCAACCATCCACATCTATTAGAGACGGTAGGGAAAGAGTGGAGAGCATCAGATAATATTTGGCTGCGTAGGGTGATGATCTTATTCCAACTGAAATACAAAGAAAAGACCGACCTTCCATTACTGGAGGAAATCATAAAAGAAAATTTGGGGTCCAAAGAGTTCTTTATCAATAAAGCGATTGGATGGATTTTAAGAGAGTATTCCAAAACAGATGCTGAGTGGGTGCAGCGTTTTATTGAGGAAAATGATGAGTTATCTAACTTAAGCAAACGAGAGGGATTGAAGCATATAAAAAAGCAACAGCTTCAGTAA
- a CDS encoding GNAT family N-acetyltransferase: MAYNFSILTQEQAEDIAFNWHYDGEYSFYDMEADKEDLDEFLNPEERGNSTFAVTKENELVAFFSFSEVADGTFDIGLGMRPDLTGKGNGLEFLRAGINFIQTEYKPEKVTLSVATFNQRAIKLYKRIGFKDVEIFSQDTNGSTFEFLKMEYKC, translated from the coding sequence ATGGCTTATAATTTTAGTATTTTGACACAAGAACAAGCAGAAGATATTGCATTTAATTGGCACTATGATGGTGAATATTCTTTTTATGATATGGAAGCTGATAAAGAGGATTTAGACGAATTTTTAAATCCAGAAGAACGAGGAAATTCAACATTTGCTGTAACCAAAGAAAATGAATTAGTTGCTTTTTTTAGTTTTAGTGAGGTTGCTGATGGAACTTTTGATATTGGTTTGGGAATGAGACCAGATTTAACTGGAAAAGGTAATGGATTAGAATTTTTAAGGGCAGGTATTAACTTTATTCAAACAGAATATAAACCTGAAAAGGTCACATTATCAGTAGCAACTTTTAATCAAAGAGCTATAAAATTATACAAAAGAATTGGATTTAAAGATGTAGAGATATTTTCACAAGATACAAATGGTAGCACATTTGAGTTTCTAAAGATGGAATATAAATGTTGA
- a CDS encoding urease accessory protein UreH domain-containing protein, whose amino-acid sequence MYHCNGLFLNWNIPACLHVEGKKSHQISEKTWGYIGSLFVGIFFAAGWTPCIGPILTSVLSMSASNPDKGILYTFSYTLGFAIPFLVMSFFIGRANWLMKYSDKIMKISGFFMIIVGIALYFDQLAVLGLWLTNLFGGFRGF is encoded by the coding sequence ATTTATCATTGCAATGGGCTTTTTCTTAACTGGAATATTCCAGCCTGTCTCCATGTTGAAGGAAAAAAGAGTCATCAAATTAGCGAAAAAACCTGGGGATACATAGGATCTTTATTTGTAGGGATTTTCTTTGCAGCAGGATGGACACCGTGTATAGGACCTATCCTAACTTCCGTATTATCCATGTCTGCAAGTAACCCAGATAAGGGGATTTTATATACTTTCTCCTATACGTTAGGCTTTGCAATCCCATTCTTAGTCATGTCATTTTTTATCGGAAGAGCAAACTGGTTAATGAAATACTCCGACAAGATCATGAAAATAAGTGGTTTTTTCATGATCATCGTCGGCATAGCATTATATTTTGATCAATTAGCTGTGCTAGGTCTTTGGCTAACGAACTTATTCGGTGGATTCAGAGGGTTTTAA
- a CDS encoding cytochrome c biogenesis CcdA family protein, translating into MELSIMLVFGAGILSFISPCVFPLYPSYLSFITGLSVKEISNRKDQSVQIKNKVMLHTLMFVLGLSIVFFILGSAFTLIGDIFYQYQDLIRMLGAIFIIAMGFFLTGIFQPVSMLKEKRVIKLAKKPGDT; encoded by the coding sequence ATGGAATTAAGCATCATGTTAGTATTCGGAGCAGGCATTTTATCGTTTATATCTCCCTGCGTGTTCCCCTTATATCCATCCTATTTATCTTTTATTACAGGTTTATCAGTAAAAGAAATTTCAAACAGGAAAGATCAATCGGTACAAATAAAAAACAAAGTTATGCTTCATACTTTAATGTTCGTTTTGGGATTATCGATTGTGTTTTTTATCTTAGGTTCAGCCTTCACTTTGATAGGAGATATTTTCTATCAGTATCAGGATTTAATCCGAATGCTTGGCGCTATATTTATCATTGCAATGGGCTTTTTCTTAACTGGAATATTCCAGCCTGTCTCCATGTTGAAGGAAAAAAGAGTCATCAAATTAGCGAAAAAACCTGGGGATACATAG
- a CDS encoding class I SAM-dependent methyltransferase has translation MEKTILSYDDLLEMLDDYLREPKEFWEGFYEDKTKDIPFFKVTGPDENLMEYFDKGLKPKKVLELGCGPGRNAIFMAKNGCEVDALDISENAISWAKERANEEGINVNFHCTSLFDFEIKSHSYDFVYDCGLFHHLAPHRRLTYIEMLKKALDKDGHFAIVCFNTDGAIDTPDWEVYRQKSLNRGLGYTEKRFKEVFENDFTIKDFRTMKKVSQPNEKFGEDFLWTSLMQVNN, from the coding sequence TTGGAGAAAACGATATTAAGTTATGATGATTTGTTAGAAATGTTGGATGATTATCTAAGAGAGCCAAAGGAATTTTGGGAAGGCTTTTACGAAGACAAAACGAAAGACATTCCTTTTTTTAAAGTAACTGGACCTGATGAAAACTTAATGGAGTATTTTGATAAAGGTCTTAAACCGAAGAAGGTATTGGAATTAGGTTGTGGACCTGGAAGAAATGCTATTTTTATGGCTAAAAACGGATGCGAAGTAGATGCTTTGGATATCTCTGAGAATGCCATCAGCTGGGCAAAAGAAAGGGCAAATGAAGAAGGAATAAATGTTAATTTTCATTGCACATCTTTATTTGATTTTGAAATTAAATCTCATTCTTATGATTTTGTATATGACTGCGGCTTATTTCATCATTTAGCACCCCATAGGCGTTTAACCTACATCGAAATGCTAAAAAAAGCTCTAGATAAAGATGGTCATTTTGCGATAGTTTGTTTTAACACAGATGGAGCAATAGATACCCCCGACTGGGAAGTATATAGACAAAAAAGCTTAAACAGAGGTCTAGGTTACACGGAAAAGCGATTTAAAGAAGTTTTTGAAAATGATTTCACGATTAAAGATTTTAGGACGATGAAAAAGGTAAGCCAACCAAATGAAAAATTTGGAGAGGATTTTCTATGGACGAGTTTAATGCAAGTTAACAATTGA